In Gammaproteobacteria bacterium, one DNA window encodes the following:
- the msrA gene encoding peptide-methionine (S)-S-oxide reductase MsrA translates to MKAMIAVILMIFAMTVFAMEKTVTSNSVTSNPNSTTKTDFIVLGMGCFWGAEKRMSEIPGVLDVESGYAGGDLPGVGYQQILNHERMLSAGRTTARNHAEVIKVTFDPAKVTLETVLAKFWENHNPTQGDRQGNDIGSNYRSAIYFHDESQKNLALSTQKVYQQALDTAGYGKITTEILPLKNYITAEEYHQDYLRKNPNGYCGLGGTGVKYPATDQKAAKNDFTGNPATAERIKPLDGKDLNFAQQLVIFEAEHCEYCKLFDKEVLNQWQATVPVATTMNPNPPAGWNLEKPLFATPTIVLFRNGQEAARYTGYNGEKANFWKWLGFQLLSPEQQKIAFAQGTEPPFTASNLDEKRPGRFVDPITGATLFLSQTKFNSGTGWPSFFDPVEGSVTLHDDFSHGMQRIEVRSASSGIHLGHVFDDGPPPSYKRYCINGNVLKFIPD, encoded by the coding sequence ATGAAAGCTATGATTGCAGTCATCTTAATGATATTTGCCATGACGGTATTTGCAATGGAGAAAACCGTGACATCCAACTCTGTAACATCAAATCCGAACAGTACTACGAAAACCGATTTCATCGTCTTGGGCATGGGGTGTTTCTGGGGCGCGGAGAAGCGCATGAGCGAGATTCCAGGCGTACTCGACGTGGAAAGCGGCTACGCGGGCGGCGATCTTCCCGGCGTTGGTTATCAGCAGATTTTGAATCATGAGCGGATGTTAAGCGCGGGCCGGACAACGGCACGCAATCATGCCGAAGTGATCAAGGTCACTTTCGATCCGGCAAAAGTAACGCTCGAAACCGTGCTGGCGAAATTCTGGGAAAACCACAACCCGACGCAAGGAGACCGCCAAGGTAACGACATCGGCAGCAATTACCGCAGCGCCATTTATTTTCACGACGAATCGCAGAAGAACCTTGCGCTGAGCACACAAAAAGTTTATCAACAGGCGCTGGATACCGCCGGGTACGGAAAAATCACCACGGAAATCCTGCCGCTGAAAAATTACATCACCGCCGAGGAATATCATCAGGATTACTTACGAAAAAATCCCAACGGCTACTGCGGCCTGGGCGGCACGGGTGTGAAATACCCTGCAACGGATCAGAAAGCCGCAAAAAATGATTTCACAGGGAACCCCGCAACCGCCGAACGCATAAAACCGCTGGATGGCAAGGATTTAAACTTTGCCCAGCAATTGGTGATTTTTGAGGCCGAGCATTGCGAGTACTGCAAGCTTTTCGACAAGGAAGTACTTAATCAGTGGCAAGCAACCGTGCCAGTGGCGACAACGATGAACCCCAACCCACCGGCTGGCTGGAATTTGGAAAAACCGCTATTTGCGACACCGACCATCGTACTGTTCCGCAACGGCCAGGAAGCCGCCCGCTACACGGGGTACAACGGGGAAAAAGCTAATTTCTGGAAGTGGCTGGGGTTTCAGCTGCTGTCACCGGAACAGCAAAAAATCGCCTTTGCACAAGGCACCGAACCGCCGTTTACCGCGTCCAACCTAGATGAAAAACGTCCCGGACGGTTTGTCGATCCGATCACCGGCGCCACGCTTTTCCTCAGTCAGACAAAGTTCAACAGCGGCACCGGCTGGCCGAGCTTTTTCGATCCCGTCGAAGGATCGGTAACGCTGCACGACGATTTTTCTCACGGCATGCAGCGCATCGAAGTCCGCAGCGCCAGCTCCGGCATACACCTCGGTCACGTCTTCGACGACGGCCCGCCGCCGAGCTATAAACGCTATTGCATCAACGGCAATGTGCTGAAGTTCATTCCGGATTGA
- a CDS encoding MFS transporter, with amino-acid sequence MPESVFSPFKHRVFSVLWLATLISNIGTWMFNVTSGWMMTALSPSPLMVALVQAATALPIFLFALPAGVLGDLFNRRKLLFWTQIFLAAVLFIFTALLWLGITSPWLLLAFTFSIGVGTAFASPAWQAIVPRLVPRDELASAIVWNGVSMNIARATGPALGGFVLAAAGAMATVFIDALSYLAVAAALLWWRATATQTDNLPREHLSGALRAGIRFALHSKPLRYTLIRALAFFTCASAYWALLPIVAKETLQGGPDLYGILLTALGLGAVAGAFLLPQLRKRYSANTNLILAILGTAFCLITFALGRHMVFGILAGFIGGVSWIIAVSTLNYSAQVALPDWVRARGLAIFQMAVFGAMAAGSLGWGQVAIVSDLSTSLIASGLLALALIPITHRFTLNLGEHHDHTPSGHWVEPVAATAAAHDSGPVLVTLEYRIADKDRDEFFTLIRELGTIRRRDGAIQWGYFEDIEQRGRFIEMFMAESWIDHLRQHARVSAADKMLQDKIFALHQGTTHPPVTHAVTPQPGSPSEAIPKSHHEL; translated from the coding sequence ATGCCGGAATCGGTATTCTCACCGTTCAAGCATCGCGTTTTCAGCGTTCTGTGGCTGGCCACGCTGATCTCGAATATCGGTACGTGGATGTTCAATGTCACTTCCGGCTGGATGATGACGGCGCTGTCGCCCTCGCCCCTGATGGTTGCGCTGGTGCAAGCGGCGACGGCGTTGCCGATTTTCCTATTTGCGTTGCCGGCAGGCGTGCTCGGCGATCTTTTCAACCGCCGCAAGCTGTTATTCTGGACGCAAATTTTCCTGGCGGCTGTGCTGTTTATTTTTACTGCACTGCTTTGGCTGGGTATCACCAGCCCCTGGTTGCTGCTGGCGTTCACTTTCTCGATCGGAGTCGGAACCGCCTTTGCGTCACCGGCTTGGCAAGCGATTGTGCCGCGTCTGGTGCCGCGCGACGAACTGGCATCCGCCATTGTCTGGAACGGTGTGAGCATGAATATCGCCCGCGCCACCGGCCCGGCGCTGGGCGGTTTTGTGCTGGCGGCAGCCGGTGCGATGGCGACGGTATTTATCGATGCCCTGTCTTATCTTGCAGTCGCGGCGGCACTGCTATGGTGGCGCGCAACCGCAACGCAAACGGATAACTTGCCGCGCGAGCATCTGAGCGGCGCGCTGCGGGCCGGAATCCGTTTCGCGTTGCACAGCAAACCGTTGCGCTACACCTTGATCCGCGCGCTGGCATTTTTCACCTGCGCATCCGCTTACTGGGCATTGCTCCCGATCGTGGCAAAAGAAACGCTGCAAGGCGGCCCCGATCTCTACGGTATTTTGTTAACCGCACTGGGACTCGGCGCGGTAGCCGGCGCATTCTTGCTGCCGCAACTGCGGAAACGCTACAGCGCAAACACCAACTTGATACTGGCGATACTCGGTACCGCGTTTTGCTTGATAACGTTCGCGCTCGGCCGCCACATGGTGTTCGGCATTTTAGCGGGGTTCATCGGCGGCGTATCCTGGATCATTGCGGTTTCGACACTGAACTATTCGGCGCAAGTCGCGTTGCCGGATTGGGTTCGCGCGCGCGGCCTGGCTATTTTTCAGATGGCGGTTTTCGGCGCTATGGCCGCCGGATCGCTGGGTTGGGGGCAAGTAGCGATCGTCAGCGATCTATCGACATCGTTGATCGCCTCGGGATTACTGGCGCTTGCCCTGATTCCGATCACTCATCGCTTCACGCTCAATCTGGGCGAGCATCATGACCATACGCCTTCGGGACACTGGGTGGAACCGGTTGCGGCTACTGCGGCTGCTCATGATAGCGGCCCGGTGCTGGTGACGCTGGAATACCGCATCGCGGACAAGGATCGCGATGAATTTTTTACGCTGATCCGGGAGCTAGGAACAATCCGCCGCCGCGACGGCGCGATTCAATGGGGATACTTCGAGGATATCGAACAGCGCGGGCGCTTCATCGAAATGTTCATGGCGGAATCCTGGATCGATCACCTGCGTCAGCATGCCCGCGTATCCGCAGCCGACAAAATGTTGCAGGATAAAATTTTCGCTTTGCACCAGGGAACAACGCATCCTCCCGTCACGCATGCCGTGACACCGCAGCCCGGAAGTCCCTCGGAAGCGATTCCCAAATCGCATCACGAACTTTGA
- a CDS encoding MFS transporter, with protein sequence MISPYRQHRRILVASLVGTAVEFYDFYIYATAAALVFGPLFFPASSEAAQLMLSFLSFGLAFIARPFGAVLFGHYGDRIGRKSTLVASLLLMGVSTLLIAFLPTYAMAGWIAPLLLCILRFGQGLGLGGEWGGAALLAVENAPPGWRARFGMVPQLGAPVGFLAANGLFLLLGMGLSEADFAAWGWRIPFLASAILVGLGLWVRLKINETPEFAQALAKDPPIPVPIGELIRNHALAAFAGTFAVVACFAIFYLSTAFALAHGTTALGYDRETFLAVQLAATVFLVLGIIAAGVQADASSSARVLTWGCVATIGMGMMFGPLLGSGSLWLVWIALSFALFVMGFVYGPLGAWLPSLFPPRVRYTGASVAFNAGGILGGAVAPVAAQALSEFGGTAIVGLYLTMAGMFSLAGLLLARRYAAR encoded by the coding sequence ATGATCAGCCCGTATCGCCAGCACCGCCGCATACTTGTCGCCAGTTTGGTCGGCACCGCTGTCGAATTTTACGATTTTTACATCTATGCGACGGCGGCGGCGTTGGTGTTCGGGCCGCTGTTCTTCCCGGCCAGTTCCGAGGCCGCGCAGTTGATGCTGTCGTTCTTGAGCTTCGGCCTTGCGTTCATCGCCCGTCCGTTTGGCGCGGTGTTATTCGGTCATTACGGTGACCGGATCGGCAGAAAATCGACTTTGGTGGCATCGCTGCTGCTGATGGGTGTATCAACCCTGCTGATCGCGTTCCTGCCGACGTATGCCATGGCCGGCTGGATTGCGCCGCTGCTGCTGTGTATTCTGCGTTTTGGCCAGGGGCTTGGCCTTGGCGGAGAATGGGGCGGTGCTGCATTATTGGCGGTTGAAAATGCGCCTCCGGGGTGGCGGGCACGCTTCGGCATGGTTCCGCAACTGGGTGCGCCGGTCGGTTTCCTTGCCGCCAACGGGCTGTTCTTATTACTGGGCATGGGATTGAGCGAAGCGGACTTTGCCGCGTGGGGCTGGCGCATTCCGTTTCTGGCGAGCGCCATTCTGGTCGGACTCGGTTTATGGGTGCGTCTGAAGATCAATGAAACGCCCGAGTTTGCGCAAGCACTGGCAAAAGATCCGCCGATCCCGGTTCCGATCGGGGAATTGATCCGCAACCACGCACTCGCAGCCTTTGCCGGAACTTTCGCGGTAGTTGCTTGTTTTGCAATTTTTTACCTTTCCACCGCGTTTGCACTCGCGCATGGCACAACCGCGCTGGGATATGATCGCGAGACTTTTCTGGCTGTTCAGCTTGCCGCCACTGTATTCCTTGTGCTCGGCATTATCGCCGCGGGTGTCCAGGCCGATGCGAGCAGCTCGGCACGGGTATTGACATGGGGATGCGTCGCAACCATCGGCATGGGCATGATGTTCGGACCGCTGTTGGGTTCCGGCTCGCTCTGGCTGGTATGGATAGCCCTGTCATTCGCGCTGTTCGTGATGGGTTTTGTTTACGGCCCGCTCGGCGCTTGGCTGCCGTCGCTGTTTCCGCCACGGGTGCGTTATACCGGCGCATCCGTTGCTTTTAATGCCGGCGGCATCCTGGGCGGCGCGGTCGCCCCGGTCGCCGCGCAAGCGCTGAGCGAGTTCGGCGGCACAGCCATCGTCGGCCTTTATTTAACGATGGCGGGAATGTTCAGTCTGGCGGGACTGCTGCTGGCGCGGCGGTATGCAGCGCGATAA
- a CDS encoding PEP-CTERM sorting domain-containing protein → MKNRFRLSAAAMSFVVCGSASASVITIETGFSSAGAQIDALAYRSLVDSAVAIPAFGYGSTTVAAYDNISNHGLFPSGSFTDIAFKSTVDFYVSPENAGSWQIRAGVDFGHGGAIFVDGVAYDYKTNDMWWAGSYSDSSQYLSINSLTLAAGYHTLNLYGIEGCCDGFQQAQYRIGGTGDFVTFSASDNLSPVPEPETHAMLLVGLGLIGFAVRNRKSNV, encoded by the coding sequence ATGAAAAATAGATTTAGACTTTCTGCCGCAGCAATGTCGTTTGTGGTGTGTGGCAGTGCAAGCGCCAGTGTGATTACGATTGAAACCGGTTTTTCATCCGCAGGTGCGCAGATAGACGCTTTAGCCTACCGGTCTCTGGTGGACTCGGCGGTTGCTATTCCGGCATTCGGTTACGGAAGTACAACGGTTGCGGCATACGATAATATTTCCAATCATGGGTTGTTTCCAAGTGGCTCTTTCACCGATATTGCTTTTAAGTCTACTGTTGATTTTTATGTATCCCCGGAAAACGCTGGTTCATGGCAAATCCGCGCAGGCGTAGATTTCGGTCACGGTGGTGCGATTTTTGTCGATGGTGTGGCATATGACTACAAGACAAACGACATGTGGTGGGCTGGCAGTTACAGCGATTCATCACAATATCTGAGTATCAATTCATTAACACTTGCCGCTGGCTACCATACACTCAATCTGTACGGTATTGAGGGGTGTTGCGATGGCTTTCAGCAAGCGCAATACCGGATTGGTGGTACTGGCGATTTCGTAACATTCAGCGCGAGTGATAATTTATCTCCTGTGCCAGAGCCCGAAACTCATGCCATGTTGTTAGTTGGGCTTGGATTGATAGGTTTTGCTGTTAGGAATAGAAAATCAAACGTTTAG
- a CDS encoding DUF1311 domain-containing protein: protein MKKYLSGYLLKLIIILMGLSAGLTFAQTKKVEGYQTSQLELKEVQKQLMEKLTNEDRENLRMSQKYWNRFKNADCRSARIGDEAFSCLESRTLERIRHLKERLSKLENQST from the coding sequence ATGAAAAAATACCTTTCAGGATATCTGCTTAAGTTAATAATCATTTTAATGGGGTTGTCGGCAGGCTTAACATTTGCTCAAACCAAGAAAGTGGAGGGATACCAGACTTCCCAGCTTGAATTGAAAGAAGTTCAGAAACAATTGATGGAGAAATTGACGAATGAGGATAGAGAGAATTTAAGAATGTCCCAGAAATATTGGAACCGGTTTAAAAATGCGGATTGTAGGAGCGCTAGAATAGGAGACGAAGCATTTAGCTGCCTTGAATCGCGAACCTTGGAACGGATTCGGCACCTCAAAGAACGCTTAAGCAAGTTGGAAAATCAATCAACGTGA
- a CDS encoding site-specific integrase, which yields MKYSSLISINLSVNNPEISYKPSHVDPFTQEEQQAIINATTGAIKNQIITFFWTGMRTNELIALEWSDIDWKCKKISVNKAITNAGRINETTKTKSGKREIDMLPPVEKALIDQKSHTLLQGGKVFINPAACKQWTGDQQIRKGYWIPLLRDAGVRYRNPYQTRHTYASMMLSAGENLAWVSNQMGHGDVLVTTRTYARWIKTDEQQGSKALEMFGQQIVSNDYQFNL from the coding sequence ATGAAATACTCTTCGCTTATTTCAATCAACCTCTCTGTAAACAACCCTGAGATTTCTTACAAACCCAGCCATGTCGACCCGTTCACCCAGGAAGAACAGCAAGCGATAATCAACGCCACAACTGGCGCAATAAAAAATCAGATCATTACATTCTTTTGGACGGGGATGAGAACCAACGAATTGATCGCGCTTGAATGGTCAGACATTGACTGGAAATGCAAGAAAATCAGTGTGAACAAAGCAATAACCAATGCCGGCCGCATCAATGAAACAACAAAAACAAAATCAGGAAAGCGTGAAATTGATATGCTGCCGCCGGTTGAAAAAGCATTGATCGATCAGAAAAGCCACACGTTACTGCAAGGCGGAAAAGTTTTTATTAATCCGGCAGCGTGTAAGCAGTGGACTGGCGATCAGCAAATCAGGAAAGGATATTGGATACCTCTGTTGAGAGACGCTGGTGTGCGCTACAGGAACCCCTACCAAACGCGCCACACCTACGCATCGATGATGCTCTCTGCCGGGGAGAATCTGGCCTGGGTATCGAATCAAATGGGGCACGGAGACGTATTAGTTACAACCAGAACTTATGCTCGATGGATTAAGACGGATGAACAGCAAGGGAGCAAAGCACTGGAAATGTTTGGTCAGCAAATAGTCAGCAACGATTATCAATTTAATTTATAA
- a CDS encoding transcriptional regulator, translated as MNIKPIRTDADYRTALKEVESLMTAELNTPEGEKLDILVTLIEAYEHKHFPLDLPDPVEAIKFEMEQKGLTVKDLEPMIGKSNRVYEVLNRKRALTLRMIQKLHQQLGIPAESLIKKPTQIYIP; from the coding sequence ATGAACATCAAACCCATCAGAACCGATGCCGATTACCGCACTGCGCTAAAAGAAGTGGAATCGCTCATGACGGCAGAACTCAATACGCCGGAAGGTGAAAAACTGGATATTCTGGTAACGCTGATCGAAGCCTATGAGCATAAGCACTTCCCACTTGACCTCCCCGATCCTGTCGAAGCCATTAAATTTGAAATGGAACAGAAAGGCTTAACAGTCAAAGATCTTGAACCGATGATTGGGAAAAGCAATCGCGTCTATGAAGTCTTAAACCGCAAACGCGCATTAACGCTACGAATGATTCAGAAACTACACCAGCAACTAGGCATCCCTGCTGAGTCTTTGATAAAAAAACCTACTCAAATATATATTCCTTAG
- a CDS encoding type II toxin-antitoxin system HigB family toxin has protein sequence MRIIALSSLKAFWEDDPSYADAIQPTLAWYRHTLKANWATPAEVKADFKNASILKDGRVVFNIAGNKYRLVVWINYAYSIVYIRFIGTHAQYDQIDAQTI, from the coding sequence ATGAGAATCATTGCTCTGTCTAGCTTGAAGGCATTCTGGGAAGATGATCCATCTTACGCCGATGCGATTCAGCCTACACTCGCTTGGTACAGACATACATTAAAGGCTAACTGGGCAACACCCGCGGAAGTCAAGGCGGATTTCAAAAATGCCAGTATCCTGAAAGATGGCAGAGTCGTATTCAATATTGCCGGTAATAAATACCGGCTAGTGGTATGGATCAACTACGCTTACAGCATCGTTTATATCCGTTTCATCGGAACACATGCCCAATACGATCAAATCGATGCACAAACGATTTAG
- a CDS encoding site-specific integrase: MDARQRGITIRGNSVQIAFTYQGVRCRETILIPPTKAAQKELALKRQAILYEISIGTFDYSKHFPYSKKAKEFRQTRPDRYTIKEAIINWLQRNQAKLQKSTLQDYNSAIYYHLIPTFVDLPIAELTASKVKEWLSELTCSNKRKGNILIPLSQMFEELYHDEIIDKNPLQRVKNLPNQTREPEPFTQEEVTKILNELTGQVKNLIQFAFYSGLRTSELIALRWQDVDFENNRVFVRSAYVRGQLKETKTKSGKREVTLQPQAREALLNQKAFTKKQNETVFHDPDTSQPWRNDQPIRKKVWIPVLKKAEIKYRNPYQTRHIFASTLLSSGANPLWVAQQMEHKDWGQIRKVYGRWIPSSK, translated from the coding sequence ATGGATGCAAGGCAGCGAGGCATAACGATTCGCGGCAATAGCGTACAGATCGCCTTTACTTATCAAGGCGTACGCTGCCGGGAAACTATCCTTATTCCGCCGACCAAAGCCGCACAAAAAGAGCTAGCGCTTAAGCGGCAAGCCATACTGTATGAAATCAGTATCGGTACTTTTGATTATTCCAAGCACTTTCCATACAGCAAGAAAGCCAAGGAATTTAGGCAAACCCGCCCTGATCGCTACACGATTAAAGAAGCAATAATAAACTGGCTGCAACGCAACCAAGCCAAGCTGCAGAAAAGTACGCTGCAAGACTATAACAGCGCGATTTATTATCATTTGATCCCTACTTTTGTCGATCTGCCTATTGCCGAACTGACCGCGAGCAAAGTCAAGGAATGGCTGTCGGAACTCACCTGTTCCAACAAACGCAAAGGCAACATCCTGATTCCACTGAGCCAAATGTTTGAAGAGCTTTACCATGACGAAATCATCGACAAAAACCCGTTGCAAAGAGTTAAAAACCTGCCCAACCAAACCCGTGAACCCGAACCGTTTACGCAAGAGGAAGTAACAAAAATCCTGAACGAACTCACCGGCCAAGTAAAAAACCTGATTCAGTTCGCCTTTTATTCAGGTCTCAGAACTTCTGAACTGATCGCGCTTCGCTGGCAGGATGTGGACTTTGAAAATAACCGAGTATTTGTCAGAAGCGCTTATGTCAGAGGACAACTGAAAGAAACCAAGACCAAATCGGGAAAACGGGAAGTCACATTACAGCCGCAAGCCAGAGAAGCCCTGCTCAATCAGAAAGCTTTCACAAAAAAACAGAATGAAACCGTTTTTCACGACCCGGATACCAGCCAACCGTGGAGAAACGATCAGCCGATCCGCAAAAAAGTCTGGATTCCGGTACTCAAGAAAGCAGAAATAAAATATCGCAATCCTTACCAGACACGACATATTTTCGCATCCACGCTGCTTTCAAGTGGTGCAAATCCTCTTTGGGTCGCCCAGCAAATGGAACATAAGGATTGGGGGCAGATCAGAAAAGTTTATGGTCGATGGATTCCTTCATCAAAATAG